The nucleotide window AGACTCTAGACGACGACTAGATCGCCGCCGCCAGAGGCGAAAACCCTAAGCGAGAGGGTAGAAAAAACCACGCAGATGTGGGCTAGCTATATACAGGTTCACGTGTTTGAAATATTTTGGGTTAATACAGATACATTGGCGGAGCTACACACAAGCAAAAAATGGTCATGACCAGCCTGGCCCAAACCCAATACACTGTTTTTTTCTTTGAGAAACACACAAACCAAATAAAACTAAGGTGTCAGAGTAAAACACTAGACATAAGGCTAAACATTTTAGGCTCTGGTTCAGCCTGGCCCACCCTAGCCCGCCTAACATATTGTCTCAAGTTCTGCGACGGTAGGTACCGGTCAATAATCCACCATTCATTGTTTTGTGGAGATTAGTGTCAACCATTCACATACTCCTTAGTGTATGCATGTTGCTTACATGGAAATGCATGCGAATCTTTCTCTCTACAGCTGCTTTTGTAAGTGGAAGAattgaagagagagagagagagagagagagagagagagagagagagttgcaTGCAGCATCCCACGGTCTCTCCCCCATAAAATGCAAGCATTTTATTTCTTTGAAGTTTTTTAGATGATTGATATCTTTTGAATCAAAACTTTATTTTTGAATATTTATATACATTTGAATTACTAACGACAAGATCTTCAAAACAAGACCAATTTTAGGTACATTTGAAGCTAGTTcaaattttatattattttcagTTTCAATTTCATAAAATGGATTTCAGTATTTCTGAAAGTGGTTTCAATTATGTTCGAGACATTTCAACACTTCAATCCTTGAAACTGATCATTTCAATTTGTAAAACAAAAAAATATCACAAATATGCATATTCAGTTTCACATATTAGAAAAAACAGCTTCACATATTTTAGAAATCGGTTTGACATATTGAAAGAAAATCTATTACACTCAttttcacaatacatttcaaatATTAAAAAAAATCACACATTTTGGTTTGATATATTGAAGCAATATCTGTGCGCcatatttgcaaattatgtttcACACATTGAAATGATATTTGTTTCACATATTTCAAATATGTTTTGCACACTAAAGAATAATCTATTTCACATATGTTGGTAATCGATTTCACTCATTTAGATAAAATCtctttcaaataattcaaaattttgtTTCGTGCAACGAAACAAAATATGTTTCACACATTCTGTTTCACATATTGATACCAAATCCGTTTCACATATTTCAGAAATATGTTTCACATACACATCTCACTTTCACACTTGTGAAACTGATAAAGTCAGTATGTGAAATTGGTTTGGAGGTGAAGCGACTGCGGCTTCATCTGTTTGCATTGAAACCTTTTACACACTCAACATACACCATTAAATATAACATGCCAAAATTTGGCATTTTCCCAAACGAGTTTGCTATATTTAAGCCTTTAAATGCATCCTAGGCATTTAATGGATatgattcaaatttgaattgcagTTGCATTATACCACAATACCACAATATAAAAGGAGTTCCAAACACCAGGGGGAAAGACTCAACACCAACATGGAACTTCGTGGTTATTTAATTCTGAAGAGTTCTAACAAAGCCAGAAATATACAAAATCTGGGATGGTGTCATGATATAACCCTTAGAGGTCGTGGTAAAATTTAGTTAATGTTTCGTAAAAGTTGTCACGTAGACAGCTTAGAAGCCAAACCATCATGAAGGAAGAATCTTGATTTTGAGAAGGAATCGGTTAGGTTTGGAGGCGAAGCAACCGCTACTTCATTGGCCTTGAACTTTACAGCCAACATACACCATTACATGTAACATGTCAAAAGTTGGTATTATAATGGGTTTGTTTGCCATATTTAAGCCATTAAGTATGTTCCTATGTATTTGACAgatcaaattcaaatttaaattacaGTTACATGAAACAGTGGTTAGGAATTGGCTAAAAATCTTATTAATGGTCTTTAGTCTATGTTTACCCCTTGTACCACATAATACAAGGAGTTTGTGTCATGGTATGACACCTAGAAGCCGTCGTAAAAAATTGAGAATGACTCACAAAAGTTTTCACGTAGACTGCTTAGAAATTGGATCATCTCCGAGGAAGAATCTAGCTTTCGAGAAGGAAATGATCAGGTTTGGAGGTGAAGCTACACCTGCTTCATCTGTTGGACTTGAAACTTTTTTGCCCTCAACATACACCACTACATGTAACATGTCAAAATTTACTATGTAACATACTGAAATAATCTATTTCACACATTTCAAAGTTGTTTCACATATTTTGAAAATCTATTTCACTCATTAAACAAAATCTATTTCACGTATTTGAAAATTTGATTTAACGCATTGAAACAAAATTTGTTTCACATATGTCAAAAATCTGTTTCACACATTGAAATGAAATCTATTTCACACACTGAAATAAAATCTATTGTACATATTTCAAAAATCTGTTTCACGCACTGAAAAAAAAACCATTTTACATATTTCAGAAATTTGTTTCACACATCTAAACAAAGATCTCACTTTCACATGAACTAAAATGGTAATTTCAACATGTGAAACCGATAATTTTGATATGTGAAATTGATATTTATTCAATATATGGAATTGAAGTAGCAAATGTAAATAAGTTTGAAATGTATCAAATATCAGAATTGTTCTAAGGGTCGTGTCATCGAGAATTCAAATATGTAAAGCATTTATTGTGTTAAAAAGTGATTCAAAAATAGTTATTCCAGATGTATCCAAGATTGGTCTTCTTTTACAGTTCTTATCGCCAAGATTCCAAATATGTAATTTGTTTTGAAAATATAAGTTTCGTTTAGAAGGTATGAACCATCTAAATTATCTTAAGTAGTTACAAGGAATCGGTTTTGAAAAAGAGGACAATTGTAGGGAAATGTCTTTGGTTCTTGGGTGCATATACACCCAATATGAGATTTGTTCTTAATAATTGCGTAAAGGTTAAAAGATTCTAGAACTTTGTTGTTTTGGAATAAACTTGACTTTCTTTTGCACTAGTATATATCTTTTTTGCAAAGGAAAACCCCCTGttacttcaagccaaaaagaatAAAAtttatagctatatacaatttacTGTTCACACCTATTTGacctttattttttgttttttaccCTGAAGTCAGTTGGGTTTTTTTCCTTCGCGGATTTTTTTCAAGTACAATAAACGGTCAACTTTATTTCAAAAGCATTTTCAGTTTATTTTATCTTTTGAAATTTCTATTATTTGTTCATATTGAATGTATATATACACCGGTGAACCAAACGTTCTCTTCCGACAATGCTACAACAAGTGTGGACGTTAGTTAGAGAAGGGATAGAAACGCCATACACGTGTCCTTTAATAATGGGCTTCAATTGACCGCACATGATTGACGTATACAAGAGGTGGACAGCACAGTACACCTATATACCAGTTAGGCTCATAGCCGTGAGTACACATGATGGAAAAATCGCTGTCAAGATGAAACTAAAACATGCCGAAACCCTTCTTGTAATCCTATTATTTTGACCTCTAACGATCTCGTCACGAGAAAAACATGACGAGCCTCGTTCAGGCGGGTAAATGCATGCTTTAGATGCTACTTCCTCCTTTCATTTATATAGGGCTTAATGTGATTTTTAAGACCGACATTGACTATTGGCAAGGTTAATACTTCCTTCGTCACAGTTTAAAAGGCACAATTAAATTTGCGTGCATTTCCATAATAGACAAGGTTTAGGGCGCATTGTATTTATTTCTAGTAGCTAATTAGTACTCCGGTATACTATTTCTATGTGCATGCATAGTATGAATGCTATTTTTTAGCCCATCTCACAACCAATAGATAACCACCTAGATCTCAGAGAATTTCCAAGCGCGCCTTCTTAACCGTGACGGAGGTagtagtacatgacatgcacaatgtgaaaattatatcattgaaagctcctttcacatacgaatttaatcggtgtgctttgtgtaagttgcatgttaTATATAATTACtttaatatttggtcaaagttagcctcaaaaaacgtattaggccctatatagatggaaggagggagtaggaaTTTCTAGGTAATTACGCAGCGTCTTGTGTGCCTGGCGGGCAATATATGTAGCATTCGTAGCTAGGGCAGGTGAAGTATACCCATCCAACAGCGGCGGGTCAAGTATCGCTACCGCAAGCGATGACATCACCGTAATTACACCGTGCAGTAGAGTAGCGCGCCGTGCCTATCCTACCTAGAACACCTGACGTGAGACGGCCCCGCGCCAAACCAAGCGTCACTCCATTATAAACTCTAGTGCGCGGGTGCGTGCTTCGGCCAGCAGCAGCAGCCAGCTCTGGCAGGCGGTAGCTAGCCAGGTTGAAGACGACAAGGTCTGCGGCGTTCATCCATCGTACGTCTTCCATGGCGCCGCAGCACTTCCTGGTCGTCGCGTTCCCGGGCCAGGGCCACATCAACCCGGCGCGGGCTCTGGCGGAGCGCCTCGCGCGGGCCACGCCGGGCGCGCGGGTCACGCTCTCGGCCTCTGTGTCCGCGCACAGGCGCATGTTCCCCTCGCTGGCGTCCCCCGACGACGAGGTCCACGACGGCGCCATCTCCTACGTCCCGTACTCGGACGGCTACGACCACGGCTTCAGCCTCTTCGCCGGCGACGGGGACGAGGCGCAGAGGTACGTGGAGGCGTTCGGCCGCGTCGGCCGCGAGACCTTCGCGGCGGTGCTGGACCGCCTCGCGGCGCGGGGCCGGCCCGTCACGTGCGTGGTCTACGCCATGCTCATGTGGTGGGCCGCGGAGGTCGCCCGTGAGCGCGGCGTACCCCGAGCGCTCTACTGGATCCAGCCGGCCACCATGCTGGCCGTCTACTACCACTACTTCCATGGGTACGAGCGGCTCGTGACGGAGCATGCTGCTGAGCCGGGGTTCACGGTGTCCATGCCGGGGCCCCCCCCGCCGATGGCGATCCGGGACCTCCCGAGCTTCTTCACCAATCTTACGGACAGAAGGTTAGTTGCGGCGTTCGGGGACATCCGCAGGACGTTCCAGCAGCTGGACCTGGACGTCGACAGTAGCAGCAGCGCTGGAGGAAGCAGGCAGCCCATGGTGCTCGTGAACACCGTCGAAGAATTAGAGACCATGGCTCTCGCGTCCGTTCCTGGACTGGACGTGTTCCCCGTCGGGCCAGCCGTGGTGTCGCTCTTCACCGAGGGCGAGAGCGGCACGAGTGGCACCGCCGCCGCAGTAGGAGATCTCTTTGAGCACGACGAAAATGGTTACATGGAGTGGCTGGACACGAAGCCAGCACGGTCGGTGGTGTACGTGTCGTTCGGGAGCATGGCGGCGGTGAGCAAGCGACAGAAGGACGAGCTGAAGCGAGGCCTCGCAGCTAGCGGCCGACCGTACCTGTGGGTGGTGCGGAACAACAACAGAGGCGACGGCTttgacgacgccggcgacgagcggGGCATGGTGGTTGGGTGGTGCGACCAGGTGCGGGTGCTGTCGCATCCGGCCGTCGGGTGCTTCGTGACGCACTGCGGCTGGAACTCCACGCTGGAGACCGTGGCGTGCGGCGCGCCGGTGGTCGCCGTGCCACAGTGGTCCGACCAGGACACGAACGCGCGCCTGGTCGTCCAGTGGGGCATCGGCGTGCGCGCCGCGACCGACGTTGACAGGGTTCTGGACGCGGAGGAGCTGGCGAGGTGCCTGGAACTGATCATGGGTGACAGGGAGGAGGGTGCCGCCATACGAGCGAGCTCGGCGGCGTGGAAGGCGAAGTTGCAGCAAGCGATCGCG belongs to Triticum urartu cultivar G1812 chromosome 7, Tu2.1, whole genome shotgun sequence and includes:
- the LOC125520989 gene encoding cyanidin 3-O-rutinoside 5-O-glucosyltransferase-like, giving the protein MAPQHFLVVAFPGQGHINPARALAERLARATPGARVTLSASVSAHRRMFPSLASPDDEVHDGAISYVPYSDGYDHGFSLFAGDGDEAQRYVEAFGRVGRETFAAVLDRLAARGRPVTCVVYAMLMWWAAEVARERGVPRALYWIQPATMLAVYYHYFHGYERLVTEHAAEPGFTVSMPGPPPPMAIRDLPSFFTNLTDRRLVAAFGDIRRTFQQLDLDVDSSSSAGGSRQPMVLVNTVEELETMALASVPGLDVFPVGPAVVSLFTEGESGTSGTAAAVGDLFEHDENGYMEWLDTKPARSVVYVSFGSMAAVSKRQKDELKRGLAASGRPYLWVVRNNNRGDGFDDAGDERGMVVGWCDQVRVLSHPAVGCFVTHCGWNSTLETVACGAPVVAVPQWSDQDTNARLVVQWGIGVRAATDVDRVLDAEELARCLELIMGDREEGAAIRASSAAWKAKLQQAIAAGGSSGLNLRTFLDQFANDA